A part of Petroclostridium xylanilyticum genomic DNA contains:
- a CDS encoding amidohydrolase yields the protein MNTLIKNATIVTMEDENKVVHNGYIAIVDDRITYVGETLPEDFLPQVIIEGRDRVVLPGLINAHTHTPMVLLRSYADDLPLQEWLFEKIFPIEDKFAAEDVYWASMLGIMEMLRSGITCFADMYFFMDEVVKAVSRTGIRANLSRGLQCFEPDFNPTEDRRLLENEQLFKDWDGESNGRIRIFLGPHSVYTCVPDYLEDVAELAQKLGTGIHIHISETLKENQECLEKYGKTPVRHLYDLGIFKAHTIAAHCVHVSEEDMDILKENDVSVVYNPGSNLKLGSGITPVRNMLAKGINIALGTDGASSNNNLNMFEEIHLAALVSKGVEKEPTLVKAYDALKMATVHGAMALGIKHEVGIIKPGMKADLTIVNLNKPHFYPQHNVIANLAYSAQAADVETVLVDGRILMEKGEFKTVDDEEVIYNINKISKRIFE from the coding sequence ATGAATACATTAATAAAAAATGCAACGATTGTTACCATGGAAGATGAAAATAAAGTTGTCCATAATGGATATATTGCCATTGTAGATGATAGAATTACCTATGTGGGGGAAACCCTGCCTGAGGATTTTTTGCCGCAGGTAATTATTGAGGGTAGAGACCGGGTGGTATTACCGGGGTTGATAAATGCCCATACACATACGCCAATGGTGTTACTGCGAAGCTATGCCGATGATTTACCCTTACAGGAATGGCTTTTTGAAAAAATATTTCCTATTGAAGACAAGTTTGCTGCAGAAGACGTCTATTGGGCTTCCATGCTTGGTATTATGGAAATGCTAAGATCCGGGATTACTTGCTTTGCCGATATGTACTTTTTCATGGATGAAGTTGTAAAAGCAGTAAGCAGGACAGGTATTCGTGCAAATCTGTCCAGAGGTTTGCAGTGTTTTGAACCTGATTTCAACCCCACAGAAGACAGGCGTTTACTGGAAAATGAACAGCTCTTTAAAGACTGGGACGGAGAATCTAACGGAAGAATCAGGATTTTCTTGGGGCCTCATTCGGTATATACCTGCGTTCCTGATTACCTGGAGGATGTTGCGGAGCTGGCTCAAAAATTAGGGACCGGTATTCATATACATATTTCAGAGACTCTGAAAGAAAATCAGGAATGCTTGGAGAAATACGGAAAAACCCCTGTCCGCCATCTGTACGATCTCGGCATATTTAAAGCCCATACCATTGCAGCCCATTGCGTCCATGTTTCGGAGGAGGATATGGATATCCTCAAGGAAAACGATGTGAGCGTGGTATACAATCCGGGAAGCAACCTCAAGCTTGGAAGTGGAATTACTCCTGTGCGTAATATGTTGGCTAAAGGTATCAATATTGCGTTAGGTACTGATGGTGCATCCAGCAATAACAACCTGAACATGTTTGAAGAAATTCATTTGGCTGCGCTTGTAAGTAAAGGGGTAGAAAAGGAACCTACGCTTGTAAAGGCTTATGATGCATTAAAAATGGCTACAGTTCATGGAGCGATGGCATTAGGTATAAAGCATGAGGTAGGTATTATAAAGCCGGGGATGAAAGCGGATTTAACCATTGTAAATTTGAATAAGCCTCATTTTTACCCTCAACACAATGTAATTGCTAACCTGGCTTATTCGGCGCAGGCTGCGGATGTGGAAACAGTTTTGGTTGATGGCAGAATTCTCATGGAAAAGGGTGAATTCAAGACCGTTGATGATGAAGAGGTTATTTATAATATAAACAAGATAAGTAAGAGAATTTTTGAATAG
- a CDS encoding YncE family protein, whose product MKLKYIKITLLMLCLLVVVFITCKVFNFNKHGTNNINITNSATQINFKNNLLLMEDGTVSIIDSKNDTLLQKVNIDRFGDCIHYINPQQVVFSIFPLEKPAKLGIMSDNITIKYISLKRPALFGIISNNKYLYCSHSIIKDKKSYISVLNHNFNLVQEIAIPDIAQNLTVDNNGRIVFNYYTNNGYQVGVINELIFSPLTSEPKPIFGFGIAPNNDIYLLCQDKEAKASYIDIIDSCTGKSKQKINLDIPELSKIAFLNNKAYITHEQNNTVTIVDLNSSRVLKYINSITNPYAITTMNNKVYIASHSIPGKVIILDGMTDTIIKEINVGNRPLCFDK is encoded by the coding sequence ATGAAACTTAAGTATATTAAAATTACATTACTTATGCTTTGTTTATTAGTTGTTGTTTTTATAACTTGTAAAGTTTTTAATTTTAATAAACATGGAACTAATAACATTAATATTACTAATAGCGCTACTCAAATAAACTTTAAGAATAATTTACTATTAATGGAAGATGGGACTGTTTCTATTATTGATTCTAAAAATGATACGTTATTACAAAAAGTTAATATTGATAGATTTGGTGATTGTATTCATTATATTAATCCACAACAGGTGGTATTTTCAATATTTCCATTGGAAAAACCAGCAAAATTAGGTATAATGAGTGATAATATAACTATAAAATATATTAGTTTAAAACGTCCTGCACTTTTTGGAATTATTTCAAACAACAAATATCTCTATTGTTCACATTCAATTATCAAAGATAAGAAGTCTTATATTTCTGTACTTAATCACAATTTTAATCTGGTTCAAGAAATAGCTATCCCAGATATAGCACAAAACCTAACTGTTGATAATAACGGAAGAATTGTTTTTAATTATTATACAAATAATGGCTATCAAGTAGGAGTAATAAATGAATTAATTTTTTCTCCTTTAACTTCAGAGCCAAAGCCTATTTTTGGTTTCGGAATTGCACCTAATAATGATATTTACCTGCTTTGTCAGGACAAAGAGGCGAAGGCTTCTTATATAGATATTATTGATTCTTGCACTGGAAAAAGCAAGCAAAAAATAAACTTAGATATACCAGAACTTTCTAAAATTGCTTTTTTAAATAATAAAGCATATATTACTCATGAACAAAATAACACGGTGACTATTGTCGATTTAAATTCAAGTAGAGTATTAAAGTATATTAACAGTATAACTAATCCATATGCAATCACAACTATGAATAATAAAGTATATATTGCCAGTCATTCAATTCCAGGCAAAGTTATTATATTAGATGGAATGACTGATACCATAATTAAAGAAATTAACGTTGGCAATAGACCTCTATGCTTTGATAAATAA
- a CDS encoding NUDIX domain-containing protein: MDFKERTIKSEKIFSGKIINVRVDTVELPNGNTSTREIVEHPGGVGIIPITENREVIMVRQFRKPVDEICLEIPAGKLNYGEDPYECGVRELEEETGYKAKNIQSLGHFYSTPGFTNEILHIYMATGLYKGEVKLDEDEFVETETIPLDELVDMVMNGEIRDAKSIIAILKASQLMK; this comes from the coding sequence ATGGATTTTAAAGAAAGGACAATAAAAAGTGAAAAAATTTTTTCTGGAAAAATTATTAATGTAAGGGTTGATACAGTTGAACTCCCAAACGGAAATACTTCTACAAGGGAAATTGTAGAACACCCGGGAGGGGTGGGAATAATCCCTATTACCGAAAATAGAGAGGTAATCATGGTTCGACAGTTCCGTAAACCGGTCGATGAGATATGTCTTGAAATCCCTGCGGGTAAACTGAATTATGGGGAAGACCCTTATGAATGCGGTGTTAGAGAGCTCGAAGAGGAGACCGGCTATAAAGCAAAAAATATACAATCATTAGGGCATTTTTATTCAACGCCTGGTTTTACCAATGAAATCTTGCATATTTATATGGCTACCGGACTTTATAAGGGTGAAGTCAAACTGGATGAAGATGAATTTGTAGAAACGGAAACAATTCCTCTGGATGAGCTGGTAGATATGGTAATGAATGGTGAAATAAGAGATGCTAAAAGTATCATAGCAATTTTAAAAGCGTCTCAACTAATGAAATGA
- a CDS encoding carbohydrate ABC transporter permease yields MKKRTNYLLHYLILIILAIVVLYPILYIFSIALMTPQEIDSYPPPFLPSRFYIENLKLAMTTVPIIKFIMNSFVVSTGVMVGQLITASMAAYAFSNIQFKGRNLLFAIFLSTMMIPWEVTIIPNYLTIKAWGWMDTYQGLMVPFMATAFGIFLLRQFFLQLSKELFEAAKMDGGGHIRIFFSIVLPLSRPAIGTLGVYSFLTTWNMYLWPLLVTNQETMRTVQIGVTMLQWAEFMSWNLVSAGITIVLLPSLILLVLGLKQLVRGITAGAVKG; encoded by the coding sequence ATGAAAAAGAGAACGAACTACCTCCTGCACTATCTTATACTCATAATACTGGCCATTGTTGTATTGTATCCAATACTTTATATTTTTTCGATTGCACTCATGACTCCGCAAGAAATTGATTCATATCCTCCCCCCTTTTTACCAAGTAGATTTTATATAGAAAACTTGAAATTGGCAATGACAACTGTACCAATTATTAAATTTATCATGAACAGTTTTGTGGTTTCTACTGGTGTTATGGTTGGACAATTGATTACAGCTAGTATGGCCGCTTATGCATTCTCTAATATTCAATTTAAGGGTAGAAACCTACTTTTTGCTATTTTCCTATCTACCATGATGATTCCTTGGGAGGTTACCATAATCCCTAATTACTTGACGATTAAAGCGTGGGGGTGGATGGACACCTATCAGGGGCTTATGGTACCCTTCATGGCTACGGCGTTTGGTATATTTCTTCTTCGTCAGTTTTTCTTACAATTGTCCAAGGAATTGTTCGAAGCAGCCAAAATGGATGGGGGTGGACACATAAGAATTTTCTTTTCAATCGTATTGCCCTTATCTCGTCCAGCCATTGGTACATTGGGTGTCTATTCTTTTTTGACAACGTGGAATATGTACTTATGGCCTCTGCTTGTTACCAATCAAGAAACGATGAGAACGGTACAAATAGGGGTCACCATGTTGCAATGGGCAGAATTTATGTCTTGGAATCTCGTATCAGCTGGAATTACAATTGTTCTTCTACCTTCTTTAATCCTACTTGTGTTAGGACTAAAACAACTAGTTCGAGGTATAACAGCCGGAGCAGTTAAAGGGTAA
- the pepV gene encoding dipeptidase PepV, protein MNFDHYVDQMLEDIIKSTQEMVRIPSVKKEPLPGKPFGEDVNRALEYILELGKSMGFRTKNVDGYIGYIEFGEGEELIGILAHLDVVPAGSDWTYPPFEAEIHDGKIYGRGSLDDKGPAIAALYAMKAIKDTGIELNKRVRLILGLDEESGWECIRRYKETEEAPDVAFTPDADYPVIHAEKGIVNYKFFQQYNSENALIKIITIKGGNRPNMVPDSCDAVIEVQPERFNNVCDNLKQLIENKGFKIEINADNDRIALKAHGKSAHGSVPHKGINAISQLMVVLYECMGNYNTENPFIQFYHECIGLETDGASIGCAMEDDVSGRLTFNIGLISADSNYAEAVANIRYPVTFKEEDIYAKIQDMIQKYGVKVEKLEHQSPLYVPKGHPLVQKLMKVYRDVTGDDREPVAIGGGTYARAFENAVAFGAAFPGEPELAHEKDEYIAIDSLIKNTKIFARAIYELAKE, encoded by the coding sequence ATGAATTTTGATCATTATGTAGACCAGATGTTAGAAGATATTATAAAATCCACACAGGAAATGGTACGCATCCCCAGTGTAAAAAAAGAACCTTTGCCTGGAAAGCCATTTGGAGAAGATGTTAACAGGGCTTTGGAATACATATTGGAACTAGGCAAATCAATGGGTTTCAGGACTAAAAATGTAGATGGCTATATCGGATATATTGAGTTTGGAGAAGGTGAAGAGTTAATTGGAATATTAGCGCACCTGGATGTTGTTCCGGCAGGAAGCGACTGGACCTACCCTCCCTTTGAGGCAGAAATCCATGATGGAAAAATATACGGCAGGGGGTCACTTGATGATAAAGGTCCTGCAATAGCAGCGTTATATGCAATGAAAGCGATAAAGGATACTGGTATAGAGTTAAATAAGAGAGTGCGTTTAATACTTGGATTGGATGAAGAAAGTGGCTGGGAGTGTATCAGACGCTATAAGGAAACTGAAGAAGCTCCTGACGTTGCTTTTACTCCTGACGCAGATTACCCGGTTATTCATGCTGAAAAAGGAATCGTCAACTATAAATTTTTCCAACAATATAATAGTGAAAATGCTTTAATAAAAATCATTACTATTAAAGGCGGAAACAGACCCAATATGGTCCCGGATTCCTGCGATGCGGTTATTGAAGTACAACCGGAACGATTTAATAATGTCTGTGATAACCTGAAACAACTCATTGAAAATAAAGGATTTAAAATAGAAATAAATGCTGACAATGACAGAATTGCGTTAAAAGCCCATGGCAAATCAGCGCATGGAAGTGTACCTCATAAAGGTATTAATGCAATATCGCAACTGATGGTAGTCCTATATGAATGTATGGGGAATTATAATACTGAAAATCCTTTTATTCAATTCTATCATGAGTGTATCGGTCTTGAAACCGATGGAGCATCCATCGGTTGTGCTATGGAAGATGATGTATCGGGAAGGCTAACCTTTAATATAGGATTGATAAGTGCTGATTCAAATTATGCCGAAGCGGTTGCAAATATACGTTACCCAGTAACCTTTAAAGAAGAAGATATATATGCAAAGATTCAAGATATGATACAAAAATATGGTGTTAAAGTTGAAAAGCTGGAGCATCAAAGTCCTCTTTATGTGCCAAAAGGCCATCCTTTGGTGCAGAAACTAATGAAAGTATACAGGGATGTCACAGGAGATGACAGAGAACCGGTAGCCATAGGCGGAGGTACTTATGCCCGTGCCTTTGAGAATGCCGTTGCTTTTGGAGCGGCATTTCCGGGCGAACCTGAACTTGCTCATGAGAAAGATGAGTATATTGCTATTGATTCTCTAATTAAAAATACTAAGATTTTTGCAAGAGCAATTTATGAATTAGCTAAAGAGTGA
- a CDS encoding purine-nucleoside phosphorylase yields the protein MIKPIEKMRESAEYLRKKLNVQPEVAIVLGSGLGMLADEIEQAVEINYSDIPNFPVSTVEGHAGKLVVGKLKGRHVMAMKGRFHYYEGYSMDEVVFPVRVMKLLGINNLLVTNAAGGINKDFEPGDLMLIKDHIKFFSESPLRGKNIDEFGLRFNDMSNAYTEDLRELAKEVAYGLGITVREGVYAFMPGPSYETPAEIRMLGIVGADAVGMSTVPEVIAAAHAGMKVLGISCITNMAAGILDQPLHHQEVMDTAERARDKFITLVKAIVEKWK from the coding sequence ATGATAAAGCCTATTGAAAAAATGCGAGAGAGTGCAGAATATCTTAGAAAAAAATTGAACGTACAACCGGAAGTTGCAATAGTGCTGGGTTCTGGCCTGGGAATGTTGGCAGATGAGATAGAACAGGCAGTTGAGATTAACTATTCGGATATTCCCAATTTTCCTGTGTCGACCGTTGAAGGGCATGCCGGCAAATTGGTAGTTGGAAAATTAAAAGGCAGACATGTAATGGCCATGAAAGGAAGATTTCACTACTATGAAGGGTACAGCATGGATGAGGTGGTATTTCCTGTTAGAGTAATGAAACTGCTGGGGATTAATAACCTTTTAGTTACGAATGCAGCTGGCGGAATAAATAAAGATTTTGAACCTGGCGATTTGATGTTGATAAAAGATCACATTAAGTTTTTTTCAGAAAGTCCCCTGAGAGGAAAAAATATCGATGAGTTTGGACTTAGATTCAATGATATGTCTAATGCTTATACGGAAGATCTAAGAGAACTGGCAAAAGAGGTTGCGTATGGATTGGGAATAACTGTCCGGGAGGGTGTTTATGCATTTATGCCCGGTCCAAGTTATGAAACTCCTGCTGAAATCAGAATGCTTGGAATTGTCGGTGCAGATGCAGTAGGGATGTCTACAGTTCCGGAAGTTATTGCAGCAGCTCATGCGGGTATGAAAGTTTTAGGGATCTCCTGCATCACCAATATGGCTGCAGGAATTTTGGACCAGCCCTTGCATCACCAGGAAGTGATGGATACAGCCGAAAGAGCAAGAGACAAGTTTATAACACTGGTTAAGGCAATTGTTGAAAAGTGGAAATAG
- a CDS encoding ABC transporter substrate-binding protein produces MKPVSKKIMLLMAIITILLTSVACGIIPNTKSASQNENVQGSSGSQSSNDNTSNGPVKVVWWHSMGGELGKAVDQLVANFNSSQNQVKVEAIFQGSYDESLNKLKASLGSNSGPAMVQVYEIGSRFMIDSKAITPIQKFIDEEHYDVSQLENNIINYYTINNQLYSMPFNTSNPILYYNKDMFRAAGLDPEKPPVTYEEVEQVAKKLSGNGKYGASFAIYAWFIEQFFANQGSELVNNGNGRDALATESLLNSEAGVKTLTWWKGMIDSGAMLNLGRSTADTKKAFAAGQVAMILDSTAALRGIIDSVGNRFEVGTGFLPKPQGTEDGGVIVGGASLYVLNNRPEAEQKGAWEFIKYLVSAKQQAYWHINTGYFPITKEAYNEPSVIENMKKFPQFKTAVEQLHATVANRATQGALMGVFPEARQIVEKAMEEVANGQKSPQEALDTAANEITKKIQQYNRTIKQ; encoded by the coding sequence ATGAAACCTGTTAGTAAAAAAATTATGCTTTTGATGGCTATTATAACCATCCTGTTAACTTCTGTTGCCTGTGGCATTATACCGAACACCAAATCAGCTAGTCAAAATGAAAACGTTCAAGGGTCATCAGGTTCACAATCGTCTAATGACAATACTTCAAACGGTCCAGTAAAAGTCGTTTGGTGGCATTCAATGGGCGGTGAACTTGGAAAAGCAGTAGATCAGCTTGTTGCTAATTTCAATTCATCACAGAACCAAGTAAAAGTTGAAGCCATTTTTCAAGGATCTTATGATGAAAGTTTGAATAAATTGAAGGCATCTCTTGGTAGCAACAGTGGTCCAGCCATGGTACAAGTTTATGAAATTGGTAGTCGTTTCATGATCGATTCTAAAGCGATTACTCCAATTCAAAAATTTATCGATGAAGAACATTATGACGTTTCTCAGTTAGAAAACAATATCATCAATTATTATACAATTAATAATCAGTTATATTCGATGCCGTTCAATACATCTAATCCTATTCTTTATTACAACAAAGATATGTTTAGAGCAGCAGGACTAGACCCTGAAAAACCACCAGTTACATATGAAGAAGTTGAACAAGTTGCAAAAAAGTTATCTGGTAATGGAAAATATGGTGCGTCCTTTGCAATTTATGCTTGGTTCATAGAACAGTTTTTTGCCAATCAAGGTTCTGAATTAGTAAACAACGGAAATGGTCGCGACGCCTTAGCAACAGAATCCTTATTAAACAGTGAAGCAGGTGTGAAAACACTTACTTGGTGGAAAGGTATGATAGATAGTGGAGCAATGCTTAACTTGGGACGTAGTACTGCGGATACAAAGAAGGCTTTTGCTGCAGGTCAAGTAGCCATGATTTTGGATTCTACAGCAGCTTTACGAGGTATTATTGATTCAGTTGGTAACAGATTTGAAGTAGGTACTGGATTTCTTCCCAAACCACAAGGGACAGAAGATGGTGGAGTTATTGTTGGAGGAGCCAGTCTATATGTCTTAAACAACCGTCCGGAAGCAGAACAAAAAGGAGCATGGGAATTTATCAAGTATTTAGTTTCAGCTAAGCAACAGGCATACTGGCACATTAATACCGGTTATTTTCCTATTACCAAAGAAGCTTATAACGAGCCAAGTGTGATTGAAAATATGAAGAAATTTCCCCAATTCAAAACAGCTGTTGAACAACTCCATGCTACAGTTGCCAATCGAGCAACACAAGGTGCTTTGATGGGTGTTTTCCCAGAAGCAAGGCAAATTGTTGAAAAGGCAATGGAAGAAGTAGCAAATGGCCAGAAGTCTCCACAAGAAGCGCTAGATACTGCAGCTAACGAAATTACTAAGAAAATCCAACAATATAATAGAACAATTAAACAGTGA
- a CDS encoding glycerophosphodiester phosphodiesterase translates to MLKVKPLIIAHRGASGESPENTFASFRLAIEQGCDAIELDVHLSADGELIVCHDDFINRTTNGIGKISDMTVSELKKYDAGIWYHERFKGEKIPLLEEVFDLVPKEVIINVEIKNIPSYYPDIERKLLELMIKKDRIYNVVISSFDHQCLQQIKLLEQEVKIGLLYSSNLAHHRGYANIFEMPVYSLHPYYQSINQQNIIDAINHGLEVYAWTVNEYRDMNKLIDFGVTGIITDFPEKLKKVLTERFKER, encoded by the coding sequence ATGTTAAAAGTTAAACCACTTATTATAGCTCATCGTGGAGCATCAGGAGAATCTCCAGAAAATACATTCGCATCGTTTAGATTAGCTATTGAACAAGGCTGTGATGCTATCGAATTAGATGTTCATCTATCTGCAGATGGAGAATTAATTGTTTGTCACGATGATTTCATTAACCGAACTACTAATGGAATAGGAAAAATTAGTGATATGACAGTGTCCGAACTAAAAAAATATGATGCAGGAATTTGGTATCATGAAAGATTCAAGGGAGAAAAAATTCCGCTACTAGAAGAAGTATTTGATTTGGTCCCTAAAGAGGTCATAATCAATGTAGAAATAAAAAATATCCCTTCTTATTATCCTGATATTGAGCGAAAATTGCTTGAATTAATGATAAAAAAGGATCGGATATACAATGTGGTTATTTCTTCATTTGACCATCAATGTTTACAACAAATAAAACTACTAGAACAAGAAGTAAAGATTGGTCTTCTATATAGTAGTAATTTAGCACATCATCGAGGTTATGCTAATATTTTTGAAATGCCCGTTTATTCATTGCATCCATATTATCAATCGATTAACCAGCAGAATATTATAGATGCTATAAACCATGGTTTGGAAGTATATGCATGGACAGTAAACGAATATAGAGATATGAATAAACTTATTGATTTTGGTGTAACAGGTATTATTACTGATTTTCCTGAAAAATTAAAAAAAGTATTAACAGAAAGATTTAAAGAACGATGA
- a CDS encoding DUF2935 domain-containing protein: MYCYTVLTNTLCALRELDMWTEISKQHPVFIKTVAKSSNIDLPKELINKLDKLNENFEALHKRVKEIIRRQPYGGVDWMAYLPLIQVRSLVETFLQYDIDFLNVLNQVKNYGRENKVWQTLLEHIIHEQEYMYRLFVTLRNQMYTR, encoded by the coding sequence ATGTATTGTTATACAGTTCTAACGAATACCCTGTGTGCACTTAGAGAATTGGACATGTGGACGGAAATTTCCAAGCAGCATCCTGTATTTATAAAAACAGTAGCAAAATCAAGTAACATTGATTTGCCAAAAGAACTAATAAATAAGCTGGATAAACTTAATGAAAATTTTGAAGCATTACACAAAAGGGTAAAAGAGATCATTAGAAGACAACCCTATGGAGGTGTCGATTGGATGGCTTACCTGCCACTTATCCAAGTCCGAAGCCTTGTAGAAACATTCTTACAATATGACATAGACTTTCTTAATGTATTAAATCAGGTAAAAAACTATGGCAGAGAAAACAAAGTATGGCAAACATTACTTGAACATATCATTCATGAGCAGGAATACATGTATAGATTATTTGTTACATTAAGAAACCAGATGTATACAAGATAG
- a CDS encoding carbohydrate ABC transporter permease has protein sequence MGNNISQLESKISLQKVTSFEKTGTLETINISKLKENVIGYLFLSPSIILFTIFLFYPLAKSVYLSLFITDPRGKIAEFVGIQNYINLFTSDQFFTSLKVTVLFTLLTVPSSIVFALVLSLFTHNRLKGMRIFQFIFSLPIAISVGTASIIWMILFHPSAGMFNYFLNQLGFQSIFWLSDPKWALFSISLVTVWMNLGFNYIVLLSGLQGISEDLYESARIDGAGRFRILWNMTLPLLSPTIFFVSIVSIIGAFQAFGQIHIMTKGGPIDSTNVFVYSLYQEAFINFNFGSGSASAIVLFAIILSLTFIQFKITERKVHYQ, from the coding sequence GTGGGAAACAATATTAGCCAGTTAGAAAGTAAAATTAGTCTGCAGAAAGTTACTTCTTTTGAAAAAACAGGAACATTAGAAACAATAAATATATCAAAATTGAAAGAAAATGTTATAGGGTACTTATTTCTTTCACCATCTATCATTTTATTTACGATATTCCTGTTCTATCCTCTTGCAAAGTCTGTCTATTTAAGTTTATTTATTACCGATCCCAGAGGAAAAATTGCTGAGTTTGTAGGTATTCAAAATTATATTAATTTGTTTACCTCAGATCAGTTCTTCACAAGTTTAAAAGTAACAGTTCTTTTCACGTTACTAACAGTTCCTTCTAGTATTGTATTTGCTTTAGTTTTATCACTATTTACTCATAACAGACTAAAGGGAATGCGTATTTTTCAGTTTATTTTTTCACTTCCTATTGCTATATCAGTGGGAACCGCCTCTATTATCTGGATGATACTATTTCATCCGAGCGCAGGTATGTTTAATTATTTTTTGAATCAATTAGGATTTCAATCAATTTTCTGGTTATCTGATCCTAAGTGGGCGTTATTTTCAATTTCTTTGGTAACAGTTTGGATGAATTTAGGTTTTAACTATATAGTCTTGCTAAGCGGATTACAAGGGATTTCTGAGGATTTGTATGAGAGTGCCAGAATTGATGGTGCGGGACGTTTCCGTATATTGTGGAATATGACGCTTCCTTTATTATCGCCTACCATCTTCTTTGTTTCTATTGTTTCAATTATTGGAGCTTTTCAAGCATTTGGTCAGATACACATCATGACCAAGGGTGGACCAATAGATAGCACCAATGTATTCGTCTATTCTCTGTATCAGGAAGCATTCATAAATTTTAATTTTGGATCAGGAAGTGCGAGCGCAATTGTGCTTTTTGCCATCATTTTGAGCTTAACTTTCATCCAATTCAAAATAACGGAAAGGAAGGTTCATTATCAATGA
- a CDS encoding adenosylhomocysteinase — translation MRESVIRDIHLANSGRQKIEWVKKNMPLLRYLEEDFKKNQYFKGLRAVVCVHLEAKTAYLAKVLAAGGAEVSVTGSNPLSTQDDVAAALVADGLKVYAWYGATEKEYFEHLNYALDIRPNIVIDDGGDLVHLLHGERQELLPDVFGGCEETTTGVIRLKARAKEGLLKFPMISVNDAYCKYLFDNRYGTGQSVWDGVMRTTNLIVSGKNVVIIGYGWCGKGCAMRAKGLGANVIVCEVDPIKAIEAVMDGFSVMPMNEAAKIGDFFITVTGCNRVIYDEHYKVMKNGAILANAGHFDVEICIPELEAMAVEKKEMRKNIMGYKMADGRWIHLLAEGRLVNLAAGDGHPAEIMDMSFALQALSAKHIAQNHKNMENKVYEVPDEIDQYVAQLKLQSMGISIDTLTEAQRKYLSSWGE, via the coding sequence ATGAGAGAAAGTGTAATAAGAGATATTCATCTTGCCAATAGTGGAAGACAGAAAATTGAATGGGTAAAGAAGAATATGCCCCTTTTAAGGTATCTTGAAGAGGATTTTAAAAAGAACCAGTATTTTAAAGGGTTAAGAGCTGTTGTATGTGTACACCTGGAGGCAAAAACGGCATACCTGGCAAAGGTGTTGGCTGCGGGAGGCGCTGAGGTTTCTGTAACAGGAAGCAATCCGCTTTCCACACAGGACGATGTAGCAGCAGCCCTTGTTGCAGATGGCCTAAAGGTATATGCTTGGTATGGCGCTACCGAGAAGGAGTATTTTGAGCATTTGAATTATGCATTGGATATCAGACCTAACATCGTAATTGACGACGGCGGTGACCTCGTCCACCTTTTACACGGGGAAAGGCAGGAATTACTGCCAGATGTATTCGGCGGATGTGAAGAAACTACTACCGGGGTAATCCGTCTCAAAGCCAGGGCAAAGGAAGGTTTGTTAAAATTCCCTATGATTTCCGTAAATGATGCATATTGCAAATATTTGTTTGATAATAGATATGGCACAGGACAATCGGTGTGGGATGGCGTTATGAGAACTACAAACCTGATTGTAAGCGGTAAAAATGTAGTAATTATAGGATATGGCTGGTGTGGTAAAGGTTGTGCCATGAGAGCCAAAGGTCTGGGCGCAAATGTAATTGTGTGTGAAGTAGATCCAATCAAGGCAATTGAAGCGGTAATGGATGGCTTTAGCGTAATGCCTATGAATGAAGCTGCAAAGATAGGAGATTTCTTTATTACCGTAACCGGTTGCAACAGGGTTATATACGATGAGCATTACAAAGTAATGAAGAACGGAGCTATTCTTGCCAATGCCGGGCATTTTGATGTTGAAATTTGTATTCCCGAGTTGGAAGCAATGGCGGTTGAGAAAAAAGAAATGAGAAAGAATATCATGGGTTATAAAATGGCGGATGGCAGGTGGATTCATCTTCTTGCAGAAGGACGGCTGGTAAACCTTGCTGCCGGAGACGGGCATCCCGCTGAAATTATGGATATGAGTTTTGCTCTGCAAGCGCTGTCTGCAAAGCATATTGCTCAGAACCATAAAAATATGGAGAATAAGGTTTATGAAGTTCCAGATGAAATAGATCAATATGTTGCTCAATTGAAGCTGCAAAGCATGGGCATCAGCATAGATACTTTAACCGAAGCACAGAGAAAGTATCTTTCAAGTTGGGGAGAATAG